One Brachyhypopomus gauderio isolate BG-103 chromosome 15, BGAUD_0.2, whole genome shotgun sequence genomic region harbors:
- the LOC143476996 gene encoding uncharacterized protein LOC143476996 isoform X1: protein MRTVKRHTAGLSPLVHASVWWQRNEQMFPSARHFAGTNCPFVLGRCERPYCLYKHRSLSVCGDPGTTGHDHILDPSPHQNTAGSSPRLLELERINKQIEAVRSEVEKEQQRLSRYQSEQGASSGTGSDDRFKSRPALSKDHKRNQMKSKKTTTCKYVVDRTRPKTDLEYDPCSNFSADLRSGSSVDKMKAAHKADVEDDQRYRETGTNVCDCAQVPSCSFEDSDEGTLIIDIPPFENGGRSNRSQTKRTAGVEAKAVLVGGGGDRGGKGISRKGANIIKISGGCSERGCADAGSSLLEKNVDKAGHADKDMTSITNVLDSPESNRLINIPHQENEGKTNRSAALFEHGPSLGIGLVENEKHVVSEEPEVHGDTSAAGHGTMFKGPKHSPRAIKGDEAKKWISKQPVTIMENFQEPQENADVARSAQVCHLYKPVCADMSLNGYEEKGQNMGCVLDDINMCLDHLRPEGGSSTCLQHVEDLLDSAPDCSQILAGCEKTSPVIFEQSMNSSRTELCPQQNNFHSNSAHKAEYLTHTHAQQEPVVFQDYFPNMPSFSAMTKVAAPGPSSSAFAETCWLHAQNGLPQPFVPNVPVSVSGMDTVCVPSAQSAELLSSVTSPVALTPGQTLGGIPQKPPAPVASRVTCAAVSDSRILSPAIMDTSSNEVVQVDSSSSDELNYSDFDLSDTDPMEECYNIFMESNGVEHSPVQADVPQEVSQSETDVPAQPPPAQKKRVAHVAKFEQVSKNRAQVIVPLREGADPLPSPSPTQQCQKRAVALTSAFRGCQSFITATVPRRVIAPAVFHQSPAPNSCVSILPVGTTLRLGSDLHLIVPEGNCALPITLIPATVPVTRPLQPIQRPLPVQPANYTPAKAMSAKRKAKGRAEMGVKVPHDVRQRYVNLFVEEFLKTSATVQDAFEKALAEEKTVFDRSVNKLKYLSIAVNALKRLKHQNTASDTFSSERNTQVSRGNVPLHRGLLGDAKGEASLYTQLKEHILTESLLRENNYPRKHPCELGVAVQYGHTKKSTGDACRRICCRCGAMFSVSQTGKHTRKEECNYHSGKVIENRVPGGVETRYSCCESAVGSPGCQVFKLHVHDTLGLQGFVQSLPQTRAGCPGVYAVATEMCYTTHGLEVVRVTLVNSSLQVVYDTFVKPNNEVIDYNTRYSGVSEDEVKASSPSLQEVQAVLLSFISKDTILVGHGLENDLCALKLLHSAVVDTCVMFPHRLGPPHKRELSSLTTEILRRIIQESGRDARDHAEACMELVLWKVKEDSKVKRW, encoded by the exons ATGAGGACGGTGAAGAGGCACACCGCTGGTCTCAGCCCTCTCGTTCACGCCTCTGTGTGGTGGCAGAGGAACG AGCAGATGTTTCCTTCCGCCAGACACTTCGCTGGAACAAACTGCCCTTTCGTCCTGGGCCGGTGTGAGCGACCTTACTGTCTGTACAAGCACAGGAGCCTGTCTGTCTGCGGTGATCCTGGTACAACCG GTCATGACCACATTCTGGACCCATCGCCCCACCAGAACACGGCAGGGAGCAGCCCTCGTCTTCTGGAGCTGGAAAGGATCAACAAACAGATTGAAGCAGTTAGAAGTGAAGTGGAGAAGGAACAACAGAGATTGTCCCGGTACCAGTCGGAGCAGGGAGCAAGCTCTGGGACTGGCTCAGACGATCGTTTTAAGTCTAGACCAGCTCTCTCTAAAGACCACAAGAGGAACCAGATGAAATCTAAAAAGACTACTACTTGCAAGTATGTGGTTGATCGCACCAGACCCAAAACCGATCTGGAATATGACCCCTGTTCAAATTTTTCTGCTGACTTGAGATCTGGCAGCTCAGTAGATAAAATGAAGGCAGCCCATAAAGCAGATGTGGAAGACGACCAGAGGTACAGAGAGACTGGGACCAACGTATGTGACTGTGCTCAGGTGCCATCTTGTAGCTTTGAGGATTCTGATGAGGGGACACTAATCATCGACATTCCACCTTTTGAAAATGGTGGAAGAAGCAACAGATCTCAGACGAAAAGAACAGCAGGTGTTGAAGCCAAGGCGGtgctggtgggtggtgggggtgatcgGGGAGGGAAAGGGATTTCAAGGAAGGGTGCAAACATAATAAAGATATCGGGAGGATGTTCAGAAAGGGGCTGTGCTGATGCTGGCTCTTCCCTTCTGGAGAAGAACGTGGACAAGGCCGGCCATGCAGATAAAGACATGACCAGCATCACTAATGTACTAGACTCACCTGAGAGCAACCGGCTCATTAATATTCCACACCAAGAGAACGAGGGAAAGACCAACAGATCGGCGGCGCTTTTTGAACATGGACCCAGTCTTGGAATTGGACTTGTGGAAAATGAGAAACATGTTGTGAGTGAGGAGCCAGAGGTCCATGGTGACACCTCAGCTGCAGGACATGGCACAATGTTTAAGGGTCCAAAACACAGCCCACGTGCCATCAAGGGTGATGAAGCAAAGAAATGGATCTCAAAGCAGCCAGTGACCATAATGGAGAATTTTCAGGAACCTCAGGAAAATGCAGATGTTGCCAGATCTGCACAGGTTTGCCACTTGTATAAGCCTGTCTGTGCAGACATGAGTCTTAATGGTTATGAAGAGAAAGGGCAAAACATGGGATGTGTTTTGGATGATATCAACATGTGTCTGGATCACCTGAGACCTGAGGGTGGGAGCAGCACTTGCCTTCAACACGTTGAGGATCTTCTGGACAGCGCGCCTGATTGTTCACAAATTTTGGCAGGTTGTGAAAAAACATCTCCAGTAATCTTTGAACAAAGTATGAACTCTAGTAGAACAGAACTTTGTCCACAACAAAACAATTTCCACTCAAATTCTGCTCATAAAGCAGAGTATTTgacccacacacatgctcaaCAAGAGCCAGTGGTATTTCAGGATTACTTCCCCAATATGCCCTCTTTCTCAGCTATGACCAAGGTAGCTGCACCTGGTCCAAGCAGTTCAGCCTTTGCCGAAACCTGTTGGTTACATGCACAAAATGGTCTTCCCCAGCCATTTGTACCGAacgtgcctgtgtctgtttctggcatggacactgtgtgtgtgccatCGGCACAGTCGGCAGAGTTGCTCAGCTCGGTCACCTCACCAGTGGCTTTGACTCCAGGTCAGACTCTGGGTGGAATCCCGCAGAAACCGCCTGCACCTGTTGCCTCGCGTGTCACCTGTGCTGCTGTCAGCGACTCGCGGATCCTTTCACCTGCTATAATGGACACATCAAGTAATGAAGTAGTTCAGGTTGACTCGAGCTCTTCAGATGAGCTCAATTACTCAGACTTTGACCTTTCAGACACCGATCCAATGGAAGAATGCTACAACATCTTCATGGAATCAAACGGAGTGGAGCACAGTCCAGTCCAAGCTGACGTGCCA CAGGAGGTCTCACAGTCTGAGACTGATGTACCAGCTCAGCCTCCTCCCGCTCAGAAGAAGAGGGTGGCCCATGTGGCAAAGTTTGAG CAGGTCAGTAAGAACAGAGCACAGGTGATTGTGCCTCTGCGTGAGGGAGCAGATCCACTGCCTTCACCCAGCCCAACGCAACAGTGCCAGAAGAGAGCAGTGGCCCTTACGTCAGCGTTCAGAGGGTGCCAGTCATTTATTACAGCCACTGTGCCCAGGAGAGTTATCGCCCCTGCTGTCTTTCACCAAAGCCCTGCACCAAACT CCTGTGTGAGCATCCTTCCTGTCGGCACAACCCTGCGACTGGGCTCAGACCTGCATCTGATTGTCCCTGAAGGAAATTGTGCTTTACCCATCACATTAATTCCTGCCACGGTGCCTGTAACGCGTCCGCTTCAACCCATTCAGCGCCCCCTGCCTGTGCAGCCAGCAAATTACACACCTGCAAAG GCCATGTCCGCAAAACGAAAGGCCAAAGGTCGTGCAGAGATGGGCGTGAAGGTCCCTCATGATGTGCGGCAGCGATATGTGAATTTGTTTGTGGAGGAGTTCCTGAAAACATCTGCCACTGTCCAAGACGCCTTTGAGAAG GCACTGGCAGAAGAGAAGACCGTGTTTGATCGGAGTGTCAACAAATTAAAATATCTCAGTATAGCAGTCAATGCACTCAAGAGACTTAAACACCAAAACACTGCTTCTGACACCT TTTCCAGTGAGAGAAATACACAGGTGTCTAGAGGAAACGTACCACTGCATCGAGGCCTTCTTGGAGACGCTAAAG GTGAAGCCTCACTATACACTCAGCTAAAGGAGCATATCCTGACCGAGTCCCTGTTGAGGGAGAACAACTACCCTCGCAAACATCCCTGTGAGCTGGGCGTGGCTGTCCAGTATGGCCACACTAAGAAGAGCACTGGAGATG CTTGCAGGAGGATCTGCTGTCGCTGTGGTGCGATGTTCTCTGTGAGCCAAACGGGGAAACACACTCGCAAAGAGGAATGTAACTACCACTCTGGCAAGGTCATCGAAAACAGAG TGCCTGGAGGAGTGGAAACTCGCTACAGCTGTTGTGAGAGTGCAGTTGGGTCTCCGGGGTGTCAAGTGTTCAAG CTTCACGTTCATGATACACTGGGCCTCCAGGGTTTTGTCCAGTCTCTCCCCCAGACCCGCGCTGGCTGCCCAGGCGTTTACGCTGTTGCTACAGAAATG TGCTACACCACACACGGGCTGGAGGTCGTGAGGGTCACTCTGGTCAACAGCAGCCTGCAGGTCGTATACGACACCTTTGTTAAGCCTAACAATGAGGTCATTGACTACAACACCAG GTACTCTGGAGTGAGTGAAGATGAAGTGAAGGCTAGCAGCCCATCATTACAGGAAGTGCAGGCTGTGCTGCTGAGCTTCATCAGCAAGGACACCATCCTGGTTGGACATGGTTTGGAGAACGACCTCTGTGCTCTTAAA CTCCTGCACAGTGCGGTGGTGGACACGTGTGTGATGTTCCCTCACCGCCTGGGTCCCCCACACAAGAGGGAGCTGAGCAGCCTGACCACCGAGATCCTGCGGAGGATAATCCAGGAGAGTG GGCGAGACGCCCGAGACCACGCTGAAGCATGTATGGAACTCGTACTGTGGAAAGTGAAAGAAGATTCTAAAGTGAAAAGATGGTGA
- the LOC143476996 gene encoding uncharacterized protein LOC143476996 isoform X2 → MFTSTMFPSARHFAGTNCPFVLGRCERPYCLYKHRSLSVCGDPGTTGHDHILDPSPHQNTAGSSPRLLELERINKQIEAVRSEVEKEQQRLSRYQSEQGASSGTGSDDRFKSRPALSKDHKRNQMKSKKTTTCKYVVDRTRPKTDLEYDPCSNFSADLRSGSSVDKMKAAHKADVEDDQRYRETGTNVCDCAQVPSCSFEDSDEGTLIIDIPPFENGGRSNRSQTKRTAGVEAKAVLVGGGGDRGGKGISRKGANIIKISGGCSERGCADAGSSLLEKNVDKAGHADKDMTSITNVLDSPESNRLINIPHQENEGKTNRSAALFEHGPSLGIGLVENEKHVVSEEPEVHGDTSAAGHGTMFKGPKHSPRAIKGDEAKKWISKQPVTIMENFQEPQENADVARSAQVCHLYKPVCADMSLNGYEEKGQNMGCVLDDINMCLDHLRPEGGSSTCLQHVEDLLDSAPDCSQILAGCEKTSPVIFEQSMNSSRTELCPQQNNFHSNSAHKAEYLTHTHAQQEPVVFQDYFPNMPSFSAMTKVAAPGPSSSAFAETCWLHAQNGLPQPFVPNVPVSVSGMDTVCVPSAQSAELLSSVTSPVALTPGQTLGGIPQKPPAPVASRVTCAAVSDSRILSPAIMDTSSNEVVQVDSSSSDELNYSDFDLSDTDPMEECYNIFMESNGVEHSPVQADVPQEVSQSETDVPAQPPPAQKKRVAHVAKFEQVSKNRAQVIVPLREGADPLPSPSPTQQCQKRAVALTSAFRGCQSFITATVPRRVIAPAVFHQSPAPNSCVSILPVGTTLRLGSDLHLIVPEGNCALPITLIPATVPVTRPLQPIQRPLPVQPANYTPAKAMSAKRKAKGRAEMGVKVPHDVRQRYVNLFVEEFLKTSATVQDAFEKALAEEKTVFDRSVNKLKYLSIAVNALKRLKHQNTASDTFSSERNTQVSRGNVPLHRGLLGDAKGEASLYTQLKEHILTESLLRENNYPRKHPCELGVAVQYGHTKKSTGDACRRICCRCGAMFSVSQTGKHTRKEECNYHSGKVIENRVPGGVETRYSCCESAVGSPGCQVFKLHVHDTLGLQGFVQSLPQTRAGCPGVYAVATEMCYTTHGLEVVRVTLVNSSLQVVYDTFVKPNNEVIDYNTRYSGVSEDEVKASSPSLQEVQAVLLSFISKDTILVGHGLENDLCALKLLHSAVVDTCVMFPHRLGPPHKRELSSLTTEILRRIIQESGRDARDHAEACMELVLWKVKEDSKVKRW, encoded by the exons ATGTTCACCTCGACG ATGTTTCCTTCCGCCAGACACTTCGCTGGAACAAACTGCCCTTTCGTCCTGGGCCGGTGTGAGCGACCTTACTGTCTGTACAAGCACAGGAGCCTGTCTGTCTGCGGTGATCCTGGTACAACCG GTCATGACCACATTCTGGACCCATCGCCCCACCAGAACACGGCAGGGAGCAGCCCTCGTCTTCTGGAGCTGGAAAGGATCAACAAACAGATTGAAGCAGTTAGAAGTGAAGTGGAGAAGGAACAACAGAGATTGTCCCGGTACCAGTCGGAGCAGGGAGCAAGCTCTGGGACTGGCTCAGACGATCGTTTTAAGTCTAGACCAGCTCTCTCTAAAGACCACAAGAGGAACCAGATGAAATCTAAAAAGACTACTACTTGCAAGTATGTGGTTGATCGCACCAGACCCAAAACCGATCTGGAATATGACCCCTGTTCAAATTTTTCTGCTGACTTGAGATCTGGCAGCTCAGTAGATAAAATGAAGGCAGCCCATAAAGCAGATGTGGAAGACGACCAGAGGTACAGAGAGACTGGGACCAACGTATGTGACTGTGCTCAGGTGCCATCTTGTAGCTTTGAGGATTCTGATGAGGGGACACTAATCATCGACATTCCACCTTTTGAAAATGGTGGAAGAAGCAACAGATCTCAGACGAAAAGAACAGCAGGTGTTGAAGCCAAGGCGGtgctggtgggtggtgggggtgatcgGGGAGGGAAAGGGATTTCAAGGAAGGGTGCAAACATAATAAAGATATCGGGAGGATGTTCAGAAAGGGGCTGTGCTGATGCTGGCTCTTCCCTTCTGGAGAAGAACGTGGACAAGGCCGGCCATGCAGATAAAGACATGACCAGCATCACTAATGTACTAGACTCACCTGAGAGCAACCGGCTCATTAATATTCCACACCAAGAGAACGAGGGAAAGACCAACAGATCGGCGGCGCTTTTTGAACATGGACCCAGTCTTGGAATTGGACTTGTGGAAAATGAGAAACATGTTGTGAGTGAGGAGCCAGAGGTCCATGGTGACACCTCAGCTGCAGGACATGGCACAATGTTTAAGGGTCCAAAACACAGCCCACGTGCCATCAAGGGTGATGAAGCAAAGAAATGGATCTCAAAGCAGCCAGTGACCATAATGGAGAATTTTCAGGAACCTCAGGAAAATGCAGATGTTGCCAGATCTGCACAGGTTTGCCACTTGTATAAGCCTGTCTGTGCAGACATGAGTCTTAATGGTTATGAAGAGAAAGGGCAAAACATGGGATGTGTTTTGGATGATATCAACATGTGTCTGGATCACCTGAGACCTGAGGGTGGGAGCAGCACTTGCCTTCAACACGTTGAGGATCTTCTGGACAGCGCGCCTGATTGTTCACAAATTTTGGCAGGTTGTGAAAAAACATCTCCAGTAATCTTTGAACAAAGTATGAACTCTAGTAGAACAGAACTTTGTCCACAACAAAACAATTTCCACTCAAATTCTGCTCATAAAGCAGAGTATTTgacccacacacatgctcaaCAAGAGCCAGTGGTATTTCAGGATTACTTCCCCAATATGCCCTCTTTCTCAGCTATGACCAAGGTAGCTGCACCTGGTCCAAGCAGTTCAGCCTTTGCCGAAACCTGTTGGTTACATGCACAAAATGGTCTTCCCCAGCCATTTGTACCGAacgtgcctgtgtctgtttctggcatggacactgtgtgtgtgccatCGGCACAGTCGGCAGAGTTGCTCAGCTCGGTCACCTCACCAGTGGCTTTGACTCCAGGTCAGACTCTGGGTGGAATCCCGCAGAAACCGCCTGCACCTGTTGCCTCGCGTGTCACCTGTGCTGCTGTCAGCGACTCGCGGATCCTTTCACCTGCTATAATGGACACATCAAGTAATGAAGTAGTTCAGGTTGACTCGAGCTCTTCAGATGAGCTCAATTACTCAGACTTTGACCTTTCAGACACCGATCCAATGGAAGAATGCTACAACATCTTCATGGAATCAAACGGAGTGGAGCACAGTCCAGTCCAAGCTGACGTGCCA CAGGAGGTCTCACAGTCTGAGACTGATGTACCAGCTCAGCCTCCTCCCGCTCAGAAGAAGAGGGTGGCCCATGTGGCAAAGTTTGAG CAGGTCAGTAAGAACAGAGCACAGGTGATTGTGCCTCTGCGTGAGGGAGCAGATCCACTGCCTTCACCCAGCCCAACGCAACAGTGCCAGAAGAGAGCAGTGGCCCTTACGTCAGCGTTCAGAGGGTGCCAGTCATTTATTACAGCCACTGTGCCCAGGAGAGTTATCGCCCCTGCTGTCTTTCACCAAAGCCCTGCACCAAACT CCTGTGTGAGCATCCTTCCTGTCGGCACAACCCTGCGACTGGGCTCAGACCTGCATCTGATTGTCCCTGAAGGAAATTGTGCTTTACCCATCACATTAATTCCTGCCACGGTGCCTGTAACGCGTCCGCTTCAACCCATTCAGCGCCCCCTGCCTGTGCAGCCAGCAAATTACACACCTGCAAAG GCCATGTCCGCAAAACGAAAGGCCAAAGGTCGTGCAGAGATGGGCGTGAAGGTCCCTCATGATGTGCGGCAGCGATATGTGAATTTGTTTGTGGAGGAGTTCCTGAAAACATCTGCCACTGTCCAAGACGCCTTTGAGAAG GCACTGGCAGAAGAGAAGACCGTGTTTGATCGGAGTGTCAACAAATTAAAATATCTCAGTATAGCAGTCAATGCACTCAAGAGACTTAAACACCAAAACACTGCTTCTGACACCT TTTCCAGTGAGAGAAATACACAGGTGTCTAGAGGAAACGTACCACTGCATCGAGGCCTTCTTGGAGACGCTAAAG GTGAAGCCTCACTATACACTCAGCTAAAGGAGCATATCCTGACCGAGTCCCTGTTGAGGGAGAACAACTACCCTCGCAAACATCCCTGTGAGCTGGGCGTGGCTGTCCAGTATGGCCACACTAAGAAGAGCACTGGAGATG CTTGCAGGAGGATCTGCTGTCGCTGTGGTGCGATGTTCTCTGTGAGCCAAACGGGGAAACACACTCGCAAAGAGGAATGTAACTACCACTCTGGCAAGGTCATCGAAAACAGAG TGCCTGGAGGAGTGGAAACTCGCTACAGCTGTTGTGAGAGTGCAGTTGGGTCTCCGGGGTGTCAAGTGTTCAAG CTTCACGTTCATGATACACTGGGCCTCCAGGGTTTTGTCCAGTCTCTCCCCCAGACCCGCGCTGGCTGCCCAGGCGTTTACGCTGTTGCTACAGAAATG TGCTACACCACACACGGGCTGGAGGTCGTGAGGGTCACTCTGGTCAACAGCAGCCTGCAGGTCGTATACGACACCTTTGTTAAGCCTAACAATGAGGTCATTGACTACAACACCAG GTACTCTGGAGTGAGTGAAGATGAAGTGAAGGCTAGCAGCCCATCATTACAGGAAGTGCAGGCTGTGCTGCTGAGCTTCATCAGCAAGGACACCATCCTGGTTGGACATGGTTTGGAGAACGACCTCTGTGCTCTTAAA CTCCTGCACAGTGCGGTGGTGGACACGTGTGTGATGTTCCCTCACCGCCTGGGTCCCCCACACAAGAGGGAGCTGAGCAGCCTGACCACCGAGATCCTGCGGAGGATAATCCAGGAGAGTG GGCGAGACGCCCGAGACCACGCTGAAGCATGTATGGAACTCGTACTGTGGAAAGTGAAAGAAGATTCTAAAGTGAAAAGATGGTGA